A part of Trifolium pratense cultivar HEN17-A07 unplaced genomic scaffold, ARS_RC_1.1 scaffold_71, whole genome shotgun sequence genomic DNA contains:
- the LOC123901644 gene encoding uncharacterized protein LOC123901644 isoform X3 — translation MNSWINSGFLHLKLWIVGFWRRLGLKDIRLVRPVFLRAGQMAELDTYRSEILGKSVTIIQRKIRSYLSRRSFVSIIQWIWQVYACILLGRHTMDCTAQLFLSKLERDKSKAFQEVCEKFRFLHPAEWFEKRPAYTRSVAASSMDKLSTLNLKIEALIFRRLVLSSHSPDVFHPYIKTLSGIRNSLLAVLIICKFLLFNAKCQLL, via the exons ATGAATTCGTGGATCAATTCGGGCTTCTTGCACCTGAAGCTTTGGATCGTTG GATTTTGGAGAAGGTTGGGCTTAAAGGATATCAG ATTGGTAAGACCAGTGTTTCTTAGAGCTGGTCAAATGGCAGAACTAGATACTTATAGAAGCGAGATCTTAGGAAAGTCGGTAACCATTATTCAAAGGAAAATTCGTTCCTATTTGTCCCGCCGAAGTTTTGTCTC GATCATTCAATGGATTTGGCAAGTTTACGCATGCATATTGCTAGGAAGGCATACAATGGATTGTACAGCTCAACTATTTCTATCCAAACTG GAAAGGGACAAGAGCAAAGCATTTCAGGAGGTTTGCGAGAAATTCAG GTTTTTACACCCAGCTGAGTGGTTTGAAAAGAGACCTGCATATACCCGAAGTGTTGCTGCTAGTTCTATG gacAAATTATCTACCTTAAATTTGAAGATCGAAGCCCTGATATTTAGAAGATTGGTATTATCTTCGCATTCTCCTGATGTATTCCACCCTTATATCAAG ACCCTTTCAGGTAttcgaaattcactgttggcgGTCTTGataatttgtaaatttttgttatttaatgCAAAATGTCAGCTATTGTAA